One Sphingobacteruim zhuxiongii DNA window includes the following coding sequences:
- a CDS encoding DUF6577 family protein, whose protein sequence is MAETLEKHINRYFKGNERLSKQKLVGAIKKDFPDWADNTINMYLSRLKKQGIVNAPSRGIYEMDSHTPFQPNISIRLKRMYNKVKREFPYISFCIWDTVWLNDFMRHQPFKHYVVLEVEKDAAESVFTFLAEIYKSIFFNPDEEIFDRYIHNQDEVLIVKNMVSEAPLLENEKIVIPALEKLLVDMLIDTELFSAQQNEKEFMMRTVTEKYTLNELKMRRYAVRRNREQEINELLNISLAK, encoded by the coding sequence TTGGCAGAAACATTAGAAAAACATATTAATCGCTATTTCAAAGGAAATGAAAGACTTTCCAAGCAAAAACTTGTTGGGGCAATCAAGAAAGATTTTCCCGATTGGGCTGATAATACTATTAATATGTACCTGTCAAGGCTGAAAAAGCAAGGCATTGTGAACGCGCCTTCAAGAGGGATTTATGAAATGGATAGCCACACTCCTTTTCAGCCTAATATTTCAATTCGTTTAAAAAGAATGTATAATAAAGTAAAGCGTGAATTTCCTTATATCTCGTTTTGTATTTGGGATACAGTATGGTTGAATGATTTTATGCGTCATCAACCGTTTAAACATTATGTAGTTTTGGAAGTAGAAAAAGATGCTGCTGAATCTGTGTTTACGTTTTTAGCAGAAATCTATAAAAGCATTTTCTTTAATCCTGATGAAGAAATATTCGATCGTTACATTCATAATCAAGATGAAGTTCTTATCGTTAAGAACATGGTTTCTGAAGCTCCTCTATTAGAAAATGAGAAAATTGTTATTCCTGCATTGGAAAAACTATTAGTGGATATGTTGATTGATACCGAACTTTTTTCAGCTCAGCAAAATGAAAAGGAATTTATGATGCGGACTGTGACAGAGAAATACACTTTAAATGAGCTAAAAATGCGTAGATATGCTGTGCGAAGAAATCGAGAACAAGAAATCAACGAGCTTTTAAATATAAGTTTGGCAAAATAA
- a CDS encoding nucleotidyl transferase AbiEii/AbiGii toxin family protein, whose translation MIDKKTYTIEWITDLRNRLGKRIDPKLVEKVVYALTLLEQLQLNNLNFVFKGGTALLLATETPKRFSIDIDIITEETEDKIKEILERISQLEMFIRWEDDNNRKHSPDAPIGHFKVFYKSVVDGNEEPILLDLLYTPNPYPETREYPINHSWLATSGKEISVVLPTFESILGDKLTAFAPKTTGILYSKNRPVEIIKQLYDIGFLFEQITDFNVVKESYARVVQEEIGFRKLNMNADEVLKDTWNACYSLAERDTKSDEFKHLQLGIKNFTNFIIDRFSIEEAIIASAKVAYLTSLLNKENQEIERFKNPIEIKDWLIEDQAYNKLNKLKKTNPEAFFYWYKSIRYKK comes from the coding sequence ATGATAGATAAAAAGACTTATACTATTGAATGGATTACCGACTTGAGAAATAGGTTAGGTAAACGCATTGATCCTAAGCTGGTTGAAAAGGTGGTATATGCTTTGACACTTTTGGAACAACTGCAATTGAATAACCTAAACTTTGTATTTAAGGGCGGAACAGCTTTATTATTAGCAACAGAGACTCCAAAGCGATTTTCAATAGATATTGATATTATTACAGAGGAAACCGAAGATAAAATCAAGGAGATTTTAGAAAGAATAAGTCAATTGGAAATGTTTATTCGCTGGGAAGATGACAACAACCGAAAACATAGTCCAGATGCCCCCATTGGTCATTTTAAGGTTTTTTACAAAAGCGTAGTGGATGGTAACGAAGAACCCATATTATTGGATTTGTTGTACACGCCTAATCCATATCCTGAAACAAGAGAATACCCAATAAATCATAGTTGGTTAGCGACATCAGGAAAAGAAATCTCTGTTGTGTTACCAACGTTTGAGTCTATTCTGGGAGATAAATTAACGGCTTTCGCTCCAAAAACCACAGGAATATTGTATTCAAAAAATCGTCCTGTCGAGATCATTAAACAGTTGTATGATATTGGTTTCTTGTTTGAACAGATAACGGACTTCAACGTAGTAAAAGAAAGTTATGCAAGAGTGGTACAGGAAGAAATCGGCTTTCGAAAATTAAACATGAATGCCGATGAGGTACTAAAGGATACTTGGAATGCTTGTTATTCCTTGGCAGAACGAGATACAAAATCTGACGAGTTCAAACATTTGCAATTGGGTATTAAGAATTTTACAAATTTTATTATCGACCGCTTTTCAATTGAAGAAGCTATAATAGCATCCGCTAAAGTCGCTTATTTAACCTCATTGCTAAATAAAGAAAATCAAGAAATTGAGCGGTTTAAAAATCCGATAGAAATTAAGGATTGGTTGATTGAAGACCAAGCCTACAATAAATTAAACAAATTAAAAAAGACCAATCCAGAAGCGTTTTTCTATTGGTATAAGAGTATTAGGTACAAAAAATGA
- a CDS encoding DNA cytosine methyltransferase gives MKENIFKIYHPLTTVDFFCGAGGFSEGFRQMGFNIVQGYDHWKPAVDTFNHNFNLQCEVKNILDFENSIEEIENIPNTSVILLHSYDYYDPSAGIGRFIYVPTKGIVAGSYDFYFQYPPKALRESVTKYTKPHNLSHEAWDQNVLDEKLILAEGFVISGTH, from the coding sequence ATGAAAGAAAATATTTTCAAAATATATCATCCATTGACAACAGTCGATTTCTTCTGCGGAGCAGGAGGCTTTTCAGAAGGTTTTAGGCAAATGGGGTTTAATATCGTACAGGGTTATGACCATTGGAAGCCAGCTGTCGATACTTTTAATCACAATTTCAACCTTCAATGCGAAGTGAAAAATATTTTAGACTTTGAAAATTCGATTGAAGAAATTGAAAACATTCCTAATACATCTGTAATACTGCTTCATTCTTACGACTATTATGATCCCTCGGCTGGCATAGGCAGGTTTATTTATGTTCCTACGAAAGGTATTGTCGCTGGATCCTATGATTTCTATTTTCAGTATCCCCCAAAGGCATTGAGAGAATCGGTGACGAAGTACACAAAACCACATAATTTGTCGCACGAGGCATGGGATCAAAATGTCTTAGACGAAAAGTTAATACTTGCGGAGGGGTTCGTTATTTCTGGAACGCACTAA
- a CDS encoding AAA family ATPase yields the protein MENKIKEFREVILNIRNENINHLGLSGHFINFIKSMNDAQIDVLQILLSEDEIEIQYKTTSSAAFKSLSTASAGQKTTAILTFILSYGELPLILDQPEDDLDNRLVYELIVDRLKIVKDKRQLIIVTHNANIPVNGDSELIGRLPRFGRSGMCSMDLLPITKKAFQNGPFLFRANYWS from the coding sequence GTGGAAAATAAAATTAAGGAGTTTAGAGAAGTAATTTTAAATATTCGCAACGAAAACATTAATCATTTAGGCTTAAGTGGACATTTTATTAATTTCATAAAAAGTATGAATGATGCACAAATTGATGTGCTTCAAATATTATTATCAGAAGATGAGATAGAAATTCAATACAAAACAACATCTTCTGCAGCATTTAAATCATTATCAACTGCATCAGCTGGTCAGAAAACGACAGCTATTTTGACATTTATTCTTTCGTATGGAGAATTACCTTTAATTCTAGATCAACCTGAAGATGATTTAGACAATAGATTAGTTTATGAGTTGATTGTTGATAGATTAAAAATAGTAAAAGATAAGAGACAATTAATTATCGTTACTCATAATGCTAACATTCCAGTAAATGGTGATTCGGAGTTAATTGGTAGACTTCCCCGTTTTGGTAGGTCCGGAATGTGTTCAATGGACTTGCTGCCGATCACAAAAAAGGCATTTCAAAACGGACCGTTCCTGTTTCGTGCAAACTATTGGAGCTGA
- a CDS encoding collagen-like domain-containing protein produces the protein MKPLKIIRKGIFILAMLTLVISCGKDGSVGPQGATGTPGIPGKDGALILNGNGNPASSLGKLGDMYLDKATSNLYGPKSTTGWGTPLNLRGSTGATGTSGATGSVGATGPAGIAGSRILSGSSNPVETSGVMGDYYLNRSSGDLFGPKTASGWGTAINLKGTANVIASTWVDYNWNNTNSITHKIMAYSIPTPILNAVGYPNLQLFYNAGGVLLVYGRNFGTSHNVLFDYSFRNARYSLAVAHSAIPNYQFFIAIESLNGATLQDTEYSSTRGNRFRFVLIPPGRQLSGTVPHHKIGKLDWSKKSYSEMKQILGIQE, from the coding sequence ATGAAACCATTGAAAATCATAAGAAAAGGGATTTTTATCCTTGCAATGCTAACACTAGTTATAAGCTGCGGCAAAGACGGAAGTGTTGGACCACAAGGAGCAACAGGCACCCCAGGAATACCCGGTAAAGACGGCGCGCTAATCCTTAACGGGAATGGTAATCCGGCCTCTAGTCTGGGGAAGCTGGGAGATATGTATCTAGACAAAGCTACATCCAATCTCTATGGACCAAAAAGCACTACTGGATGGGGTACTCCATTGAACTTGAGAGGATCTACTGGAGCAACAGGTACATCCGGTGCAACTGGATCAGTAGGTGCAACAGGGCCAGCAGGTATTGCCGGTTCTCGAATATTGTCTGGCTCATCGAATCCAGTAGAAACCTCAGGAGTGATGGGTGATTATTATCTTAACCGAAGTTCGGGAGATTTATTTGGTCCAAAAACAGCTTCGGGTTGGGGGACAGCGATCAATCTTAAAGGAACTGCAAATGTGATAGCGAGCACTTGGGTAGACTATAATTGGAACAACACAAACTCAATCACGCACAAAATCATGGCTTATAGTATTCCAACTCCCATATTAAATGCTGTGGGATACCCGAATCTGCAGCTTTTTTACAATGCGGGAGGTGTGCTTTTGGTATACGGTAGAAATTTCGGAACGAGTCATAATGTTCTATTTGATTATTCGTTTCGCAATGCTCGTTATTCCTTAGCTGTTGCACATTCTGCGATTCCAAATTATCAATTTTTTATTGCCATAGAAAGTCTTAACGGAGCCACTTTGCAGGATACGGAATACAGCTCAACAAGAGGTAATCGATTCCGTTTTGTATTGATACCTCCAGGTAGACAACTTTCTGGTACAGTTCCTCATCATAAAATTGGAAAACTAGATTGGAGCAAAAAAAGCTACTCCGAAATGAAGCAAATACTGGGAATTCAAGAGTAA
- a CDS encoding OmpA family protein, whose product MKNYITSIILLCFVLAFAQDNHAQILKKLEKKIEQKVNQRINRKTDKIIDKGLDKVEEGIDGKMGKSEKASPQNNQSSKQIDPNDYIISKFDFISGDKVLFVDAFDQEEKGDFPLDWNTNGSGEIVTIHNLKGNWLKIPDNAISFPELNTTLPQNFTVEFDLFYPDGTTRPPITFGFSEVVNPAKTSIQHKKIFYFHIPPTIKDNVGYSTSLYSGREITQSWPANKMAGKVIRISIAVNSSRIRLYIDARKIFDLPKAFDANELRNNFHFRAAPLIPKPQDGFYLRNLRIAESGLDARSQFVNSGKYSTTGILFEVGSANIMPHSFGILKDMADILIEKPDMMLKIIGHTDNDGGTQLNMELSRKRAAAVKMILEKEFGINANRLSIDGKGSSEPFSRIASPEAKAKNRRVEFIKL is encoded by the coding sequence ATGAAAAATTATATTACTTCCATTATTTTGTTATGTTTTGTCCTTGCTTTTGCACAGGATAACCATGCTCAGATATTAAAAAAACTCGAAAAAAAAATCGAACAGAAAGTCAATCAACGAATCAACAGGAAAACAGATAAGATTATTGATAAGGGGCTAGACAAAGTCGAAGAAGGAATCGATGGGAAGATGGGGAAGTCTGAAAAGGCTTCTCCACAAAATAACCAGTCATCTAAACAAATCGATCCAAATGATTATATAATTTCAAAATTTGATTTTATCTCAGGAGATAAAGTCCTGTTTGTCGATGCATTTGACCAAGAAGAAAAAGGAGATTTTCCCCTAGACTGGAATACAAATGGATCAGGTGAAATTGTAACTATCCATAATCTAAAAGGAAACTGGTTAAAAATACCAGACAATGCGATTAGTTTTCCGGAATTAAATACTACGCTGCCACAAAATTTCACCGTCGAGTTTGACCTTTTCTACCCAGATGGGACCACACGGCCCCCTATTACCTTTGGATTTTCGGAAGTAGTAAATCCTGCCAAAACATCAATTCAGCATAAAAAGATTTTCTATTTTCATATTCCGCCAACAATAAAAGATAATGTTGGTTATTCAACCAGCCTTTATTCTGGTAGAGAAATTACTCAGTCTTGGCCTGCAAATAAAATGGCAGGAAAAGTCATTCGAATAAGTATTGCCGTTAACTCATCCCGCATTCGTCTGTATATCGACGCAAGAAAAATATTTGATCTTCCAAAAGCATTTGACGCTAATGAACTTCGGAATAATTTTCATTTTCGTGCAGCACCTCTCATCCCCAAACCTCAAGATGGATTTTATCTCCGTAATCTGCGAATTGCGGAGTCAGGATTGGACGCCAGAAGCCAATTCGTCAACAGCGGAAAATACAGCACCACAGGCATATTATTCGAGGTTGGATCGGCCAATATCATGCCTCATTCCTTCGGAATACTCAAAGATATGGCTGATATATTGATTGAAAAACCAGATATGATGTTAAAAATCATTGGACATACAGACAATGACGGAGGGACACAGTTAAATATGGAGCTGTCTCGCAAGCGGGCAGCAGCCGTCAAAATGATTCTGGAAAAGGAATTCGGCATAAACGCTAATCGCCTATCGATTGATGGAAAAGGTTCCTCTGAACCCTTCTCGAGGATCGCTAGCCCTGAAGCTAAAGCCAAAAACCGAAGAGTGGAGTTTATTAAATTGTAG
- a CDS encoding AraC family transcriptional regulator, which translates to MEYNRYIYTMNTVGYIPHLLLKPYIEMYMHSSIGNKSQLMELDLYPVGHGVLTFILDEEHFLYNSKRNKYYNVRFNFTGQLDHHLHLTTSSASMIYVMFKPFGAFKLLAIPQQLLLNECTLISDMLGNQINTLCRKMEDYATNPLYVLKLLEDWLIGQLKKNELLNTDRIAHACQQITLHNGNLAMKELYSLSNMSKSSLEQHFKEQVGLSPKTFSRVVRFNEANKFLINSASSDWQEIIYRYGYFDQAHFIHEFKHFFGYTPSQIHKSLENLSGHVSALGTKNTRRFY; encoded by the coding sequence ATGGAATATAATAGGTATATTTATACGATGAACACCGTCGGTTATATTCCACATCTGTTATTGAAGCCATACATTGAAATGTACATGCATTCAAGCATTGGAAACAAATCACAACTGATGGAATTAGACCTGTATCCTGTAGGACATGGCGTACTTACCTTCATACTCGATGAGGAACATTTTTTATATAATTCTAAGCGGAATAAATATTATAATGTGCGCTTTAATTTTACCGGACAGTTAGATCATCACCTTCACCTCACAACTTCATCTGCTTCGATGATTTATGTTATGTTCAAACCTTTTGGAGCTTTTAAACTTCTAGCCATCCCGCAACAGCTTCTGCTTAATGAATGCACGTTGATTTCGGATATGCTAGGCAATCAAATCAACACGTTATGCAGGAAAATGGAAGATTATGCGACCAATCCGCTTTATGTCTTAAAACTGCTTGAAGACTGGTTAATCGGACAGCTAAAAAAAAATGAATTGCTTAATACAGACAGGATTGCACACGCCTGTCAACAGATCACATTACATAACGGAAATCTGGCCATGAAAGAGTTGTATAGCCTTTCCAATATGTCTAAAAGCTCCCTAGAACAGCACTTTAAGGAGCAGGTAGGACTTTCACCCAAAACGTTCAGTAGAGTGGTTCGTTTTAATGAAGCAAATAAGTTTTTGATAAATTCCGCAAGTTCCGACTGGCAGGAAATCATTTATCGCTACGGATATTTTGATCAAGCCCACTTTATCCATGAATTCAAGCATTTTTTTGGATATACACCCTCTCAAATCCATAAGAGCTTAGAAAATCTTTCCGGACATGTTTCTGCCTTGGGAACAAAAAATACCAGAAGATTCTATTAG
- a CDS encoding glycosyltransferase family protein: protein MREQVKALSEACSCISVMTPSSANILINDYNIAADKINMIPHGTHLTPVVDKNQIRLRYKLSNRIVLSTFGLLGPGKNIETTLEALPAIIARAPNVMFLIFGITHPSLVLQEGERYRNILSLTL from the coding sequence ATGAGGGAACAAGTGAAGGCCTTATCAGAAGCTTGTTCTTGTATTTCGGTTATGACCCCAAGTTCAGCAAACATCTTGATTAACGATTATAATATCGCTGCAGACAAGATTAATATGATACCTCATGGCACCCATTTAACACCAGTCGTCGATAAGAATCAGATTCGGCTGCGGTATAAGCTAAGCAACAGGATCGTGCTCAGTACATTTGGTCTACTAGGACCTGGGAAAAATATCGAAACCACCTTGGAAGCACTTCCGGCTATTATTGCCCGAGCACCAAATGTTATGTTTCTCATATTCGGTATAACGCATCCTAGCCTGGTCTTACAGGAGGGTGAACGGTATAGGAATATTCTGTCGCTTACACTATAA
- a CDS encoding DDE-type integrase/transposase/recombinase, with protein sequence MKERLFVLSSVNDTWSIDFMSDSLANGRRFRVFNIIDDYNREAFLNEAYYSIPSTGLVQKIKEILLHRAKPKRIRTDNGPEFISKVF encoded by the coding sequence ATTAAAGAGCGACTCTTTGTTCTTAGTTCAGTTAATGACACATGGTCTATTGACTTTATGAGCGATTCTTTGGCTAATGGAAGACGATTTCGTGTGTTCAATATTATTGATGATTATAATCGAGAGGCATTTCTAAATGAAGCTTATTATTCGATTCCCTCAACTGGGTTAGTTCAAAAGATAAAAGAAATATTACTTCATCGAGCCAAACCAAAACGCATACGAACAGATAATGGCCCAGAATTCATTTCTAAAGTATTTTAG
- a CDS encoding integrase core domain-containing protein has translation MQNIQPGKLAQNAYIERFNRTFREDVLDAYLFDSINHVNALAYEWKIDYNSNHPHKALNGLSPWLFANEALVS, from the coding sequence ATCCAAAATATACAACCCGGTAAACTTGCTCAAAATGCATATATCGAGCGTTTCAACCGTACATTTAGAGAAGATGTATTGGACGCGTATTTATTTGACTCTATAAATCACGTTAACGCATTAGCTTATGAGTGGAAAATTGATTACAATAGTAATCATCCACATAAAGCTTTAAATGGATTAAGTCCTTGGTTATTCGCTAATGAAGCTTTGGTTTCATAA
- a CDS encoding SDR family oxidoreductase, whose translation MKIGITGATGQLGRITVAKLKAITSAENLVALVRAPEKAADLGIESRLFDYSIPKTLVESLKDIDKLLFISGSEMGQREIQHKNVIDAAKATGVKEIVYTSLLHADTSSLNLAKEHLATELALKASGITYTILRNGWYTENYLGSLGGALQSGTLVGSAGEGKISSASREDYAEAAINVLTNEIHANKTYELAGDKAYTLSDLAAEASRQTGKTIEYQNVLEKEYTEILIKQGLPDALAASIASWDIGASKDDLFYETNTLSTLLGRPTTALKDTIRIFLEQ comes from the coding sequence ATGAAAATTGGAATTACAGGAGCAACAGGTCAACTAGGCCGAATAACAGTTGCAAAATTAAAAGCGATTACTTCTGCAGAAAATCTAGTTGCTCTCGTAAGAGCACCCGAAAAAGCTGCTGATCTGGGAATTGAATCACGTTTATTTGATTATTCTATACCAAAAACTTTAGTAGAATCTTTAAAAGATATAGATAAGTTGCTTTTTATTTCCGGAAGCGAAATGGGCCAACGCGAAATTCAACACAAAAATGTAATCGATGCAGCTAAGGCAACAGGTGTCAAAGAAATTGTGTACACCAGTTTGTTACACGCGGACACTTCTAGTTTGAATCTGGCAAAAGAGCATCTGGCAACGGAATTGGCGTTAAAGGCATCAGGAATTACCTATACCATTTTACGAAATGGATGGTATACAGAAAACTATCTAGGATCATTAGGTGGGGCCCTTCAATCGGGAACATTGGTTGGTTCAGCGGGCGAGGGGAAAATATCATCAGCGTCGCGTGAAGATTATGCTGAGGCTGCAATTAACGTATTAACAAACGAAATACATGCTAACAAAACTTATGAGTTAGCAGGAGATAAAGCATATACATTGTCTGATCTTGCAGCAGAGGCGTCTAGACAGACAGGTAAAACTATTGAATACCAAAATGTATTAGAAAAGGAATACACCGAAATTTTAATTAAACAGGGTCTTCCGGACGCTTTGGCTGCGTCGATCGCTAGTTGGGATATCGGGGCATCGAAAGATGATTTATTTTATGAGACAAACACTTTATCTACATTGTTGGGCAGGCCAACAACAGCTTTAAAAGACACCATTAGAATCTTTCTAGAACAGTAG
- a CDS encoding RrF2 family transcriptional regulator: protein MKNCPTFVPMNNTRFATSIHILTLLALKPAEWLSSEFIAGSININPVIVRKEIIALTAAGIIQTKKGKEGGAQLNRPASTIYLSEILEIVSTSDLLGRKNLSTNSKCIIGKQINKKLDVIFERTDYVVKESLGKLSLADFLKQF, encoded by the coding sequence ATGAAAAATTGTCCTACCTTTGTGCCAATGAATAATACAAGATTTGCAACTTCAATACATATTCTTACTCTATTAGCGCTTAAGCCCGCAGAATGGCTTAGTTCTGAATTTATTGCAGGAAGTATTAATATCAATCCAGTAATCGTACGTAAAGAGATTATTGCATTGACAGCGGCGGGCATAATTCAGACTAAAAAGGGCAAAGAAGGGGGGGCACAATTAAATCGTCCTGCTAGTACAATTTACCTTTCTGAAATTTTAGAAATCGTGAGTACTTCAGATTTGTTGGGAAGAAAAAACCTTAGCACCAATTCCAAATGTATCATCGGAAAGCAGATTAATAAAAAACTAGATGTAATATTTGAACGGACTGACTATGTTGTCAAAGAGAGTTTGGGGAAATTAAGTTTAGCTGATTTTCTAAAGCAATTTTAA
- a CDS encoding DUF389 domain-containing protein encodes MIKIIRFFNLHYGEDEKDKVLENVISNISFRGANLWVLACAIVIASVGLNVNSTAVIIGAMLISPLMGPIVGAGFALGTYDFDLLKKSAKNLAIATAVSLLVSFLYFLLSPFKEAQSELLARTSPNIYDVLIAFFGGLVGVIAITRKEKGNPIPGVAIATALMPPLCTAGYGLAIGNLSYFGGAIYLYTINCFFICISTFLIVKLLKYPKVKFVDTIREKRITRTITALIVIMLVPSFYLAYSLLQERKFVQQVNAFIENEFSNKGYTLIYEKTHFNNRTKKIELAFLDKRFGNDEIKDLQARLGSYRLDGTELIIRQDTSDLKGDILAEIQKHSQHVSEKDIAIQNLRNELSGYTFKDKETIKEITALYPDLAPFSIGKQTVFVTPDSSFNRTVLLYDAGKEFSKEQVDRLSSWLSVKLKSDSVLVMQSAN; translated from the coding sequence ATGATTAAAATTATACGATTTTTCAACCTTCATTATGGTGAGGACGAAAAAGACAAGGTACTGGAAAATGTGATCTCGAATATTTCCTTCCGCGGAGCAAACCTTTGGGTGTTGGCTTGTGCTATCGTAATTGCTTCTGTAGGTCTAAATGTTAATTCAACTGCTGTTATTATTGGAGCGATGCTTATTTCGCCCTTAATGGGACCGATCGTAGGCGCAGGATTCGCGTTGGGAACTTATGACTTTGATTTGTTGAAGAAATCTGCAAAAAACCTTGCTATTGCTACTGCAGTTAGTTTACTGGTTTCTTTTTTATATTTTTTATTAAGTCCATTTAAGGAAGCACAGTCAGAACTCCTGGCGCGTACCTCTCCAAATATCTATGATGTGTTGATCGCCTTTTTTGGAGGTTTGGTCGGTGTTATTGCCATAACAAGGAAAGAGAAAGGCAACCCCATTCCAGGTGTGGCGATTGCAACAGCATTAATGCCTCCACTCTGTACTGCTGGTTACGGACTTGCTATTGGTAATCTTAGTTATTTTGGAGGAGCAATTTACCTGTACACCATCAACTGTTTCTTCATTTGTATATCGACTTTCCTGATCGTCAAACTACTTAAATACCCTAAAGTAAAATTTGTAGATACAATACGGGAAAAGAGAATCACCAGGACGATTACAGCGCTCATTGTCATTATGCTTGTTCCTAGCTTTTACCTGGCTTATAGTCTTTTGCAGGAACGTAAGTTTGTCCAGCAGGTTAACGCTTTCATCGAAAATGAATTTAGCAATAAAGGGTATACCCTAATTTATGAAAAGACACATTTTAACAATAGAACTAAAAAAATTGAATTAGCGTTTTTGGACAAGCGGTTTGGCAATGATGAAATAAAAGATCTTCAAGCCCGTTTGGGTAGCTACCGTCTTGACGGAACTGAGTTAATTATTCGGCAGGACACGAGTGACCTGAAAGGGGATATTCTTGCAGAAATCCAGAAACATTCTCAACATGTTTCGGAGAAAGACATTGCTATTCAGAATCTCCGCAATGAGCTGTCCGGATATACTTTTAAAGATAAAGAAACCATTAAGGAGATTACAGCCCTGTACCCTGACCTTGCTCCATTTTCAATCGGGAAGCAGACTGTCTTCGTGACTCCCGATAGCAGCTTCAATAGGACGGTTCTGCTGTATGATGCCGGTAAGGAATTTTCGAAGGAACAAGTAGATCGCTTGTCTTCGTGGCTCAGTGTAAAGCTGAAATCAGATAGTGTGTTGGTCATGCAAAGTGCTAATTGA